A window of the Cicer arietinum cultivar CDC Frontier isolate Library 1 chromosome 6, Cicar.CDCFrontier_v2.0, whole genome shotgun sequence genome harbors these coding sequences:
- the LOC101493773 gene encoding uncharacterized protein isoform X3, with amino-acid sequence MENNRIGADIIMALDDVIKTTVTGPRVEEAMYRTLRWIDRCIEAHKRPHDQNLFGIVQGGLDPRLRDICVQGLVERNLPGYAIGGLSGGEDKNSL; translated from the exons ATGGAAAAT AATAGAATTGGAGCAGATATCATAATGGCTCTGGATGATGTTATAAAGACCACCGTTACTGGTCCAAGAGTTGAGGAAGCTATGTATCGAACACTTAGATGGATAGACAGATGTATAGAAG CTCACAAGAGGCCTCATGATCAGAACTTGTTTGGTATTGTGCAGGGTGGTTTAGATCCTAGATTGAG GGATATTTGTGTCCAAGGTCTGGTGGAGCGCAATTTGCCCGG CTATGCCATTGGTGGTCTTTCAGGCGGTGaagataaaaattcattataa
- the LOC101493773 gene encoding uncharacterized protein isoform X1: MENNRIGADIIMALDDVIKTTVTGPRVEEAMYRTLRWIDRCIEAHKRPHDQNLFGIVQGGLDPRLRDICVQGLVERNLPGSCKRLLISNMAEVSSIFQYVSLAALQISVEVL; this comes from the exons ATGGAAAAT AATAGAATTGGAGCAGATATCATAATGGCTCTGGATGATGTTATAAAGACCACCGTTACTGGTCCAAGAGTTGAGGAAGCTATGTATCGAACACTTAGATGGATAGACAGATGTATAGAAG CTCACAAGAGGCCTCATGATCAGAACTTGTTTGGTATTGTGCAGGGTGGTTTAGATCCTAGATTGAG GGATATTTGTGTCCAAGGTCTGGTGGAGCGCAATTTGCCCGG GTCATGCAAAAGACTCTTGATCTCAAATATGGCGGAAGTATCATCAATATTTCAGTATGTTTCCTTGGCAGCGCTCCAGATCTCAGTTGAAGTGCTGTGA